The following nucleotide sequence is from Metamycoplasma phocicerebrale.
TAGCTATAAATAGAATAGCATAAATAACTCACTTTACTATTCTTTCTAATATATTTTGTTTATTTTTATTTTTTACAATTTGTTTTGAAGATAATGAATTTGACTTATATTGTTTTTTTACATCATCTTTATCGTCATCATTGTTATTATCTCAACCAGTTTGCAAAATATCTTTCTTTTTACGCTTCATATAATTCCTTTATTTTTTTGTTTAGCTCAATGGGGTTAGCTTTACCCATTGTTTTTTTCATGGCTTGCCCCATCATAAATTTAGAAGCTCTGTTTGGGTTAATTTTAAATTCTTCCTTTAAATTTGCATTTTCACTTAGAATTTCTTGAATAATTTTATCCAAAGAAAATTCTATTTTTTCTATAAACCAATTATTTTGAGTTATCAAATTTTTTAATTTTAAAGATGGTTGTTCTAAATGCTTCTTTAAAATTAATTTTAAATTGTTTTTATTTATATCTCCTTTAATAATTCATTCAATTAATTGTGATGTTTGTTCATTATCTAATTCTAACCCTTTTAATTCTAATTGTTCTGAATTTAAAAAAGATACAATTTCAGAAAAAAAGATATTAGCTGTTTTTTTAAAGTTGCTTGTTTTTAAATTATCTAAAAAATTAGCATAATGTACATTGTTTATTAGTTGGGATATTTGTACATTATTCAATCCATTTAATTCATATCTTTTTTCTTTGTCATAAGGTAATTCTTCAATTTTAATTGACTCTATAACTTCTTCAGGTAATTCAATATATGGGATGTTAGGATCAGGAAAGTATTTATAATCAATTGAATCTGCTTTAGATCTCATTGAAACTGTAATATTTTTAGACTCATCAAATCTTTTTGTTTCTTGAGCAAAAAATCTATTATTTTCATAACAGTCTACTTGATATTTAAATTCATATTCAATTGCTTTTTCTATATTGGATGTAGAATTCAAATTTTTAATTTCGACACGAGTATTCAAATCTTGAGTTCCTTTTTTTCTAACTGAAATATTTAAATCGACCCTTAAACTACCTTCATTCATTTTTGCATCAGAAATATTTAAAGCAAGAGCTATTTGTTTAATCGATTCAACATATGCAACTGCCTCTTTAGCAGAATGCATTGCAGGTTTAGAAACTATTTCGATTAAAGGTATGCCTGCCCTATTATAATTTAAATAAGTTAAATCTTTTTCATGTAATGATTTCGCTGTATCCTCTTCTAAGTGAATTCTTTCTATAGGAACTTGAAATCATTTATTATCAACTTTGATTTTAGTAAAACCTTCTTTTCCAATTGGGTTGAATTGTTGGGTTATTTGATAACCTTTAGTTAAGTCTGGATAAAAATAGTTTTTTCTATCAAATCTTATATTTCTATCTATTGTCATGTTTAAAGCTTTTGCCAATTTAATGCCTTTAATAATTGCTTCTTTATTTACTAAAGGAAGAGACCCTGGATAAGCTAAATCTATGTGAGAAACATATATATTGGCGTTCTTTGTGTACAAATTGGGTTGAGAAGAAAACATTTTTGTTTTTGTGTTTAATTCCAAATGAATTTCAATTCCTATAACTAATTCTCAATTATTCATATTTGCCTCCCAAAATTTTTTCTAAATATAATGCATGAGAAAATAATTTAGTATCTTTGTTTCTTTTTGCATCAATTGAAATATTAAAGGGTAAGTTTTTTATTGAATCCTCTTTCAATTTCATTGTTAATGAGGGGTTACCAACCAAATTTGCATAAGTTAAAATATTATTTAAATAAGAATTATATTTTGATTCTTTGCCAATTTCTGGAGCAATATCATTTGTTGCTGGGTAAATAAATATATCAGCTAAATCATGTATTTTATCAAAATATTCTTTCATAATTCTTCTCATTCTTTTAGCTTTGACAAAATATCTTATTTGATTTTCTGATTCAAGAAAATATGAGCCCAAAATTAAACGAGATTGAACCATTTTTCCCAAATTTATAGAACGAGTTTTAGTATAAGAGTCCATTCAATTTTTTCCTTCTATTCTTTGCCCAAAATGAACACCTGTTAAATTTGATAAGTTAGATGATGCTTCAGAAAAAGCAATAACTTTATAAATTACATCAATAGAATTTAAAATTTTTAAGTTTTCTTCAACTTTAATAAGTTCTATACCTTCTTTTTCTAATTTATTTAAAAATTCTTTATACGCTATAGAAATATCAGGATTTAATTTATCAAAACAATTTAAATAAGCAATTTTTTTAGGTTTTATTTCCTTTATATTTTTATAATCAAAACTTAAATCTATAGAAGTCATATCTTTTTCAAAGTCTGGCTTATATAAAACTGAAGATATTTTTATAAGATCTTTAACTGAATGACTAAAATAAGCTACGGTATCCAACGAAGTAGCAAAAGCAAATAAACCATATCTACTTATAGCTCCATATGATGGTTTAAATCCAATTTTTCCTATATTTGAAGCTGGCTTTCTAACTGAATCACCCGTATCAGAACCAATAGCAAAATCAATATCATTACTAAAAGTTGCAGCAGCACCTGATGAAGATCCTCCTACTAAATGTTTTGTATTTAATGGATTTTTTATTAGACCAAAAGCAGAATATTCACCCGATCCGCCTAGACCAAATTCATCTAAGTTTGTTCTAGCAACACAAGTCGATCCTTCTTCTTCTAGCAATTTAATAACTGTTGATTTATATTGAGGTTTAAAATTTTCTAAAAACTTGCTTGAAGCTCTAGCATTAACATTAATATCAGCATAGTTATCTTTAATACTAAAAACTGTATTAGCTAGCAAACCACTTGAATTTAATTTTGCATTCTCAAAAACATAAGCAATGGCATTATTTTGATCTTCTTTTAAATTTTGAATTATCTTTTTTATATTTTTAGTCACCATTTATTACCTTCTTTATAGTAACATAGTCAGAATCACTTGTTGCTGCATTTTTTAATATATATTGTTTATTAATTTTTGTATTATCATTAGGAATATCTTCACGCAACTTAAAAAAAGATACTTTTTGTTCATTAATATGCGACAAAGCTTTAATATGATTTAAATCATATTCGTCTAAATCTTTTAATTCACTATCTATTGAAGACAATAATTTATTTACCATTTCAAAAATATCCTCTGTTGGTTCTAACAATAAATTATTAGCAAGTTCCTTCATTTTAGTTTTAGTCATAGAAATCTCCTATCATTTTGGTTGAGAAATAAAAATTTGGTCATTATATTCTGAAAATTCTTCAGGCAATCCAATAAATTTCATTGAATATGAATGTAAATAAAGTCTTCGAGCTTTTTTGCCTCCATATTTAGTATCACCCAAAATTGGACAATGTAAATATTCTAGAGTTGCTCTAATTTGGTGTTTTTTACCTGTAATTATTTGAGCAAAATTTCTGTTTCTTTCTTTATAAAAAATAGTTCTAGCTTTAATTCCGAAATCGGGATTAACTTTCATTTTTTCATTTTTAATATCTTTTTCAAGACGAACAGTTATATCAATTTTATCTTGGTTAAAATCTGATACAAATTGATAAACTCTTTCAAAATTATTTTGAAATTCATCAAATACAACTAAAGTTTTGTAATTTTTAGCATATACAACTAAACCACTAGTTTTTTTATCGATTCTTCCTATTGAAGAAGGGACAAATGAGGAAGTTTTTTTAAAATTTAGATATTTATGAACTTGATCATCTAAAGAATTTTCTTCTGAATGCATAGCAACATTAATCGCTTTATCTACAATTAAAATATTTCTATCTTCATAAATAACTTTAAAGTTTATGTTTGCTGTATTTTGTTTCTGAGGTTTTGAAACTTCAGAAATTCCATAAACAATAATTTCATCACCTAATTGAATTTTATATTGCTTATCATTTGTTCTGACACCATTAACTTTAATATCTTTTTCTCTAAAAATTTTTTCAATTCTAGATTTAGGCACATTATCACAAACTTTTATTAAATACTTATATAAAATACGACCTACGTCGTCTTTTTTTGCTTTAAACTTATTATTCATCGAATTCTTCTTCCTCTATAAACACACCATCATTATTTGTATCGCTTCTTTGTGAATCAAATAAATTGAAATCCTTATCAACCATTTCTTCATCTATATCTGAATAACGATTAAATTCTGGAAATGGGGGTAATTCTGCTAATGTTTTTATTTTAAAATAATCATAAAATTTATTAGTAATACCATAAAGAATAGGATTGCCGGGGGTTGAAGCAACGCCCACTTCTTCTATAATTCCCTTTTCTAATAAACTAGCAACAATACCATCGCTAGCAACACCTCTAATATTAGAAATAATAGAACGAGTTACTGGTTGTTTATATGCAACAATACCAGCTACTTCAATAGCAGCATTTGACAACCTTTGCTTTCTAACTATTGTAACTAAATCAGCTATAGCATCTTTAGCTATTTCAACGGTTAAAAATTTATATACATCATTAAATTCATGAACTTTTATTCCACGGTCTAAATTATTAAAATATTGTTTAAAATCTTTTAATAATTTTCTACCTTCTTGTATAGTATTTAATTTAAAAACATCTTTAATTTGTTCCGAACTAACACCCTCGCTACCTTGGATAAATAATAAGGCTTCAATAATTTTATTCTTCATACTCTACTCCTTTTTTAAAGATAATATCTCCTTCATCTTCTTCTTGTTCCAATACAACAATTTGCTGTCTTGCTAGATCTAAAACAGCTAATAATGTTATAACAAAATGACCCATTGTCGGAACATGAAACACCTCTTGAAAAGTTAATATGTTTTTTGATTTAAATAAACCAATTATTCTTTTCTTTTGTTCTTCCGGACTCACAGCAATTGTTGAAATAGTTATATTTCTAACTAATTCTGAATATGTTCTTTCAAACATTTTTCTTAATGTAATAACTAATTTTGAACTATTTGAATGACCATCTAAAATTGAAGTGTCCAATTCTCTTTCAAACCCTTCAGTTTCTTCTGGTTCTTTTGAATATAAATATTGGCGTTTTTCTTCTTGTTCTCTTAAAAGAATAGATATTTCTTTAAACTTTTCATATTCAGCAATTTGTTCAAGCAATCTTTTCTTTTCCTGTTTTATTTCTTCTTCTACTTCAGGGTCTTGCAACAACATTCTAGCCTTTAATTGCAACAATGTGGCTGCCATTACTAAATATTCAGAAGCTATATCAATTTCATAACTTTTAAGATGCCTGATAATTTCCAAATATTGAGTAGCTAAATCAAATAAATCCACTTCAAAAATGCTTATGTTTTTATCTTTTATTAAAGTTACAAGCAAATCCAAAGGACCATCAAAATTAGCTAATTTAAAAATATGTCTATCATCATATTCATCTTCGCCCTTAATTATTTCTTCTGCTTCTTCAAAAGAAATTTCATTTACTACTGGTTTTTTAAGTTCTTTCATAAAATTTAATTACCTTACTTTATCTATTTTTATATGATTACTATTTGTTGTTTTTTCTTTTAGTGAAAGTGTTATTTATTGTTTCTTTAGAAGTTATCGTTTGTTCAATATAGTCTTTTTTAACAATATCATGAACTCATAAAGCAAAATCTTTTTTATCTAAAGTTTGAAATTGTTGTGGTTTTATAACTGGATGAAATTTAACAGTAATAGTTAATTTACCATTTCTATTATTATCAAGAGCATTTGCAGCATTATTTATAGTTACAGGAACCAAAGGAATATAAGCAGACTGTGCTAATAAAAATACTCCAGGGTTAAAATCATTTAATTTTCCATTTTTGGTTCTTGTACCTTCTGGAAAAATAACTCCACAAGTTTGGTTTCTTTTTACATATTGACCAAATTCTTTTAAAACTGCAAGTGTTTCTTTTGGTTTAGATAAATCAATATAAAATGTATCTATTAATTCACTAATTTTATAAACAATTTTTTTAGATTTAGCTTCTGATCTAGCTACAAAGGTTCCATATCTAGTTTTTTTAGAACCATCTCCATGATTTCATAAAGAAGACATAATAATTAATGGGTCTAGATATGTAGAATGGTTAGGTGTTAATAAACATGGCCCGCTTGGTATATTCTCAAAACCTTCAACTTTAACTTCAATATTTAAATGTTTTAATATATTTGAACCATACTTTTGAAAAAAATGTTGTTTTTCACCAAATTTATAATATTCTGGCATTCTTCTATTTCTATCCGCTTTACTATTTAAAGTTAAAATATTGTGTATAAGAGGTAAAAATCTTCAAAATTTTCTTGTACGTAATTTCATTTTTTCTCCTTAATTTTTAAATGCAACAGCAACAACATAACCATCTTCATTTGTTGTTGATAGTTGAAAATCATTATATATATATCTACCTGATTCGTTCTTCTCAATTAATATCTCTCTATATTGAAAAAGTGAGTTATCTATTTTAAATAAGCATTCTTTTATAGCTCATCTAGTAGCTAAAAATATGGCTTTTTCAGGCCTATTTAATTTTTGATATTTTTCTATTTCAGTTGGATGAAGAAATTTTTTAATAGCTTCTTTCGATATTCTTTTAAATCTTTTTATTTTAGTTAAATCAACTGAAATCATAATTCTCCTTGGTAAATAATGTATTAATTATAAAATAATTATAATTATTTGCTTCAAAACTAATAAAAACTAAAAAAATAAGTGCTTTATTTTGCACTTAAATTTAAGAATTATTTTTAATTATTCAGAACATAGTGGATCAAAGGGACTTATTTCAATAGATGGTTTTTCATAAGCTGCTAATACGTCCTTAGGTAAGTACTTCTTATCAACAATTGCCATATAGTTATAATCTGTAAATCATTGATCACTCATAGATCAAAAACCTTTATTTCCTTTATCTGGTCCTCAACTATTTTCTACTTTTCAATTTATTGGCAGGCCTTTTTTATCTAAATTTACTCCCACCATATTCATAGCATGAGAAATTACTGAAGCTCTTGATTCAAATTTTTCAGCTTTTGAAAATTCTGGTGTTTTGGTTAAAGTTATATCATAATTATATAATTCAGAATCCATAATACCATCCCTATTTGAAAAAGTTGAAACATCACAACCAAATCAAACAGGCTCATCATCTTTAATTTGCTCAATCATAGCTTTTTTCATTGTTTCAATATCTACATTTAACATTGTTAACGGTTTACCACCTACCATGTTATTAGAAATAGGTGATACTATGAATGAATTATATGGATGTATATTTCTAGGATCAGACACCAAATCTATTTTATTTTCAATATAATCTCCTATATATTTATCAAAAAATTCTATTGGAGTCATTTCTTCCAAAGAAACATATTTTTTATCTTTATTCATATATTCAAATCTAAATGATTTAGGAGGTTTCCCTAAAGATTTTACTAATATATTGTAAACATCTTCTAAAGCGTGATTTTTTAATAAATTTACCTTATTTAAATCCCTTGTTTCTTGAAAAGTTTTTCTCATTCTTGCTGTATAAGCTTTTAGCCTTCAATTTATTTGTGTAACCATTTCATTTGTTGATTCAGAACTATAAGATTCATTCATCGCATCTTTTGTTACAATTCCGTATTTTTTAACTAAATTAACAAAAAATTCTCAATAACCTCCATCTGAAATAGGAGCTTCATTAAAGTGTCTAAAAAGTCTATCATCATTATCTAATTGTAAACCATTTTTTTCAACTCAATTTAAGTAATAATTTGCTTTTTCTAACTTATCAAAAAAATGAACATAATTTTGTGATAATTCTAAGGACTCAATTTTTAAATCCTTCATTAATTTTGTTCTAATTGAATTTAAACCCGCAAATATTCAGCATCTACCGCTATTTTTTTGATTTGTAATACTTCCAACTTTTGTCTCGTTAGAAAAAACAAAATTATGTTTTTTAATTACTTCATTATTTATAGAACTATTTGCTAAACCATTTTTAAATATTGATGATTCTACTATTTTGTTTGATAAATTTTTTTCATAATTATTTTCATATTTTTCTAATTGTGATTTTGTTATTTGTTTATCCATACAGTCTCCTTATTTTTTTGCTTCTTTTGTGCAATATTGTGTAACTTTTATAATATCTTCCAATTTTCCTATAAAGGTAATTAAATCATTTTCTAGAATTTCAAAGTTCCCACTTGGCAAAAAGAATTTCGAATTTCTTTTAATCAAAGATACTGAAACATCATATTTATTTCTTAAATCTAGTTCTCCAATTTTTTTATTAAAAAGTTCAGGATTTTTTATATAAATAGAAGAACTAACAAATTCGTCTTGAATTTCAACTATATTTTCTGAAAAATGAGTTAATGCATTATCTGAAACTAAAATAGCAGTTTTCTTCCCCGCTTCTTCTTCAGGAGAAACAATATAAGTAACTCCAATTTGTCTTAAAACTCTAGCATGTCTTGGGTTAGAAGCTCTGGCTATAATTGTATTAACGCCCATCTCAGATAAAGCGGCAACTATTTCAATGTTATCAGAAGTTGCGACTATCACAACATCAAATTCTTTGATGTTTATTGACTCAAGAGTTCTTCTATCAGCACAATCGGCAATATAAATACTATCTACTTCATCTTTAAATTGTAAAAGTGGTTTTTCTTCTTGATCAACAATAACTAATCTAATGTTATTTTCTCTATCTGATAATAATTTTTGAACTATTGCTTGCCCAAAACGACCCACACCAATAATGCAAATTTCTCTAATTTTCTTAAATAATTTCATGTTTTTCTCCCTTCAGATATTATAAATATATAAATTTTACCACTATATTTGATTATAGTTAATTTATGTTTTTATTAACATAAAAAGTTAACTATTTTTGATAAAAAAAGCTTTTTTCCAACATGAATATATTATATAAATAATATTTTTTTATTTTTGCTCTATAATTTAGCAAATGAAAAACAAAAGAAGAACTTCTAGAAAAACTAACATTATTTTTAGATTTTTACGGAAATTAGGTGCCGTAAGATATATTTTCATTATATATATTTTATTTACTATTTTAATTTCCTTATTATTATTTTGAAATGCTAGTCATAATGAAGGTATAACAAAACCTAGATATATAGATGTTCTTTTTGTATCAGCTTCTGCTTTTAGTGATACAGGTTTAACTCCACTTGTTATTTCTGAAACTTTTAATAGTTTTGGACAATTTTTAATTGCTCTGAGTATGGTCGTCGGTGGGATAGGTATATTTACTTTTAAAGTTTATATATTTCAATCAATTTTAAAAATAAAATCAAATTTATTTAGTAATATGGTTTCGCAAACAGAGCGCGGATCAATTACTATTAGTGAAACAAGAAAAATGATAAAAATCGCAATTTCATTTCTAATAATTACAACCATAATTGCATCATTTATTTTTACAATGCTTTTGTATTTTACAAAAAACCCTAATTTTGTTATTCCTAGTGATTTTAGCCCTAAGGCAAATAAAATGTTATTTGACCCTAGAGTAATAATGACTCAAGAACAAAACCCATATATGAATTTTGGACAAGCTATAAAATTAGGAATTTTTCATGCAATTAGCTCAATTAATAATGCTGGTTTTGACTTATTCGGAAATAAAAGTTTGCAACCGTTTTATCATGATTATGCATTTCAAAGCATTACAATAATTGTTTTCTTGATTGGTGGTATTGGTTTTCCAGTTATTTATGATGTCTGAAAAAAAATACAAAGTGCTAGAAAATCACAACCGAATCATAGATTTCAATTATTTACAAAATTTACAATAATAACTTATATAGTAACAACTGTGTTAGGTTTTGGCTTAAGTATTATTTTAGAATATTTTTCAAAATCTAAAGGCTCATTCTGATACCAAAATGAATACGGAAATGCTGGAGAAAAAATATTTGCTTTATATTTCCAAGTTAGTTCAACTAGATCGGCTGGGTTTTCAACAGTTAATTACTACAATTTTACACAATCTACAATACTATTACATAGTGTTTTGATGTTTATAGGATTTTCACCAGTATCAACAGCAGGTGGGGTTCGTAATACAACCATTGCAGTTATTTTCTTAAGTGTAATAACTATGATGTCTGAAAGAAAAAGGATAAATGCTTTTAAAAGACAAATTGGCAAGGAAACTTTGATTAAAGCAGTTAACGTTTTTGCAATTGCTATATTATTAATTTTAGTATTTACAATAACTACTTATGCTACAATACCAGATAAAACAAAAATGATAAATACACAAAATTACCCATTATTGTTCGTTGTCTTTGAAACATGTTCTGCTTTCGGTAATACAGGACTAAGTACAGGACTTTCAGGTTCAGCTAGAAATCTACATGTTGTTGGAAAATTAAGCTTAATATCAATGATGATTATAGGTCAATTTGGTATTCCACAAACTATAAAAATTTTTGGAAGAGTGAAACCTGCATCAGAACATTATCAATACATATATGAAGATGTGTCAATTGGTTAAGGAGACACCATGAAAACAAATAAGGCAATTAAAAATATTGCTAAAATTACACCAGCTTTAGCTATTATTCTAGCTACTCCAATTATTTCTGCCGCTTGTGGTAAAAAAAACAAAGACCCTGAGACAGATAAAAACAAAATTCAACCTAATTTGCAAGCTCCTGTAAAAGGAAAAGTAAAGTATATTGCAATAGGTGATGATTATGCAATAGGAAATAATAATAGCGATAATGCTGAAAAAAATAATTTTTACGATACAAATACAAAAGAAGTGAATGGGCTTTCATATGCTTCTTATTTAGCTAATTCAATTTTATTACTTAATGACGAAAAAACTCAATTAGAATCTTATTATAATTTTGGTCTTCAACAATCAACATCAAGTGATTGATTATATTTATTAAACCCAGATAAATATAGTTCTATTAATTTTAAAAATATGATTAATTTTAATAAAGAATTGGGTTCAGAAAATCAAGAAAGAATAAAATCTTTATTTAGTGATTTTCAAAATTATAAAAACAATAAACTATTAAAAAATATTAAAGAGGCAAATTTATTAACTTTATCAATAGGTTTTAATGACATTTATAAAAAAGATGAATTATTAAGTTTAATTTTTCAAGATTATAAAAATG
It contains:
- the gatB gene encoding Asp-tRNA(Asn)/Glu-tRNA(Gln) amidotransferase subunit GatB — translated: MNNWELVIGIEIHLELNTKTKMFSSQPNLYTKNANIYVSHIDLAYPGSLPLVNKEAIIKGIKLAKALNMTIDRNIRFDRKNYFYPDLTKGYQITQQFNPIGKEGFTKIKVDNKWFQVPIERIHLEEDTAKSLHEKDLTYLNYNRAGIPLIEIVSKPAMHSAKEAVAYVESIKQIALALNISDAKMNEGSLRVDLNISVRKKGTQDLNTRVEIKNLNSTSNIEKAIEYEFKYQVDCYENNRFFAQETKRFDESKNITVSMRSKADSIDYKYFPDPNIPYIELPEEVIESIKIEELPYDKEKRYELNGLNNVQISQLINNVHYANFLDNLKTSNFKKTANIFFSEIVSFLNSEQLELKGLELDNEQTSQLIEWIIKGDINKNNLKLILKKHLEQPSLKLKNLITQNNWFIEKIEFSLDKIIQEILSENANLKEEFKINPNRASKFMMGQAMKKTMGKANPIELNKKIKELYEA
- a CDS encoding amidase family protein, giving the protein MVTKNIKKIIQNLKEDQNNAIAYVFENAKLNSSGLLANTVFSIKDNYADINVNARASSKFLENFKPQYKSTVIKLLEEEGSTCVARTNLDEFGLGGSGEYSAFGLIKNPLNTKHLVGGSSSGAAATFSNDIDFAIGSDTGDSVRKPASNIGKIGFKPSYGAISRYGLFAFATSLDTVAYFSHSVKDLIKISSVLYKPDFEKDMTSIDLSFDYKNIKEIKPKKIAYLNCFDKLNPDISIAYKEFLNKLEKEGIELIKVEENLKILNSIDVIYKVIAFSEASSNLSNLTGVHFGQRIEGKNWMDSYTKTRSINLGKMVQSRLILGSYFLESENQIRYFVKAKRMRRIMKEYFDKIHDLADIFIYPATNDIAPEIGKESKYNSYLNNILTYANLVGNPSLTMKLKEDSIKNLPFNISIDAKRNKDTKLFSHALYLEKILGGKYE
- a CDS encoding glutamyl-tRNA amidotransferase; this translates as MTKTKMKELANNLLLEPTEDIFEMVNKLLSSIDSELKDLDEYDLNHIKALSHINEQKVSFFKLREDIPNDNTKINKQYILKNAATSDSDYVTIKKVINGD
- a CDS encoding pseudouridine synthase family protein, whose product is MNNKFKAKKDDVGRILYKYLIKVCDNVPKSRIEKIFREKDIKVNGVRTNDKQYKIQLGDEIIVYGISEVSKPQKQNTANINFKVIYEDRNILIVDKAINVAMHSEENSLDDQVHKYLNFKKTSSFVPSSIGRIDKKTSGLVVYAKNYKTLVVFDEFQNNFERVYQFVSDFNQDKIDITVRLEKDIKNEKMKVNPDFGIKARTIFYKERNRNFAQIITGKKHQIRATLEYLHCPILGDTKYGGKKARRLYLHSYSMKFIGLPEEFSEYNDQIFISQPKW
- the scpB gene encoding SMC-Scp complex subunit ScpB; its protein translation is MKNKIIEALLFIQGSEGVSSEQIKDVFKLNTIQEGRKLLKDFKQYFNNLDRGIKVHEFNDVYKFLTVEIAKDAIADLVTIVRKQRLSNAAIEVAGIVAYKQPVTRSIISNIRGVASDGIVASLLEKGIIEEVGVASTPGNPILYGITNKFYDYFKIKTLAELPPFPEFNRYSDIDEEMVDKDFNLFDSQRSDTNNDGVFIEEEEFDE
- a CDS encoding segregation/condensation protein A; translated protein: MKELKKPVVNEISFEEAEEIIKGEDEYDDRHIFKLANFDGPLDLLVTLIKDKNISIFEVDLFDLATQYLEIIRHLKSYEIDIASEYLVMAATLLQLKARMLLQDPEVEEEIKQEKKRLLEQIAEYEKFKEISILLREQEEKRQYLYSKEPEETEGFERELDTSILDGHSNSSKLVITLRKMFERTYSELVRNITISTIAVSPEEQKKRIIGLFKSKNILTFQEVFHVPTMGHFVITLLAVLDLARQQIVVLEQEEDEGDIIFKKGVEYEE
- a CDS encoding lysophospholipid acyltransferase family protein, with translation MKLRTRKFWRFLPLIHNILTLNSKADRNRRMPEYYKFGEKQHFFQKYGSNILKHLNIEVKVEGFENIPSGPCLLTPNHSTYLDPLIIMSSLWNHGDGSKKTRYGTFVARSEAKSKKIVYKISELIDTFYIDLSKPKETLAVLKEFGQYVKRNQTCGVIFPEGTRTKNGKLNDFNPGVFLLAQSAYIPLVPVTINNAANALDNNRNGKLTITVKFHPVIKPQQFQTLDKKDFALWVHDIVKKDYIEQTITSKETINNTFTKRKNNK
- a CDS encoding 4'-phosphopantetheinyl transferase superfamily protein, with product MISVDLTKIKRFKRISKEAIKKFLHPTEIEKYQKLNRPEKAIFLATRWAIKECLFKIDNSLFQYREILIEKNESGRYIYNDFQLSTTNEDGYVVAVAFKN
- a CDS encoding aminopeptidase C; the protein is MDKQITKSQLEKYENNYEKNLSNKIVESSIFKNGLANSSINNEVIKKHNFVFSNETKVGSITNQKNSGRCWIFAGLNSIRTKLMKDLKIESLELSQNYVHFFDKLEKANYYLNWVEKNGLQLDNDDRLFRHFNEAPISDGGYWEFFVNLVKKYGIVTKDAMNESYSSESTNEMVTQINWRLKAYTARMRKTFQETRDLNKVNLLKNHALEDVYNILVKSLGKPPKSFRFEYMNKDKKYVSLEEMTPIEFFDKYIGDYIENKIDLVSDPRNIHPYNSFIVSPISNNMVGGKPLTMLNVDIETMKKAMIEQIKDDEPVWFGCDVSTFSNRDGIMDSELYNYDITLTKTPEFSKAEKFESRASVISHAMNMVGVNLDKKGLPINWKVENSWGPDKGNKGFWSMSDQWFTDYNYMAIVDKKYLPKDVLAAYEKPSIEISPFDPLCSE
- a CDS encoding potassium channel family protein, whose protein sequence is MKLFKKIREICIIGVGRFGQAIVQKLLSDRENNIRLVIVDQEEKPLLQFKDEVDSIYIADCADRRTLESINIKEFDVVIVATSDNIEIVAALSEMGVNTIIARASNPRHARVLRQIGVTYIVSPEEEAGKKTAILVSDNALTHFSENIVEIQDEFVSSSIYIKNPELFNKKIGELDLRNKYDVSVSLIKRNSKFFLPSGNFEILENDLITFIGKLEDIIKVTQYCTKEAKK
- a CDS encoding TrkH family potassium uptake protein; this translates as MKNKRRTSRKTNIIFRFLRKLGAVRYIFIIYILFTILISLLLFWNASHNEGITKPRYIDVLFVSASAFSDTGLTPLVISETFNSFGQFLIALSMVVGGIGIFTFKVYIFQSILKIKSNLFSNMVSQTERGSITISETRKMIKIAISFLIITTIIASFIFTMLLYFTKNPNFVIPSDFSPKANKMLFDPRVIMTQEQNPYMNFGQAIKLGIFHAISSINNAGFDLFGNKSLQPFYHDYAFQSITIIVFLIGGIGFPVIYDVWKKIQSARKSQPNHRFQLFTKFTIITYIVTTVLGFGLSIILEYFSKSKGSFWYQNEYGNAGEKIFALYFQVSSTRSAGFSTVNYYNFTQSTILLHSVLMFIGFSPVSTAGGVRNTTIAVIFLSVITMMSERKRINAFKRQIGKETLIKAVNVFAIAILLILVFTITTYATIPDKTKMINTQNYPLLFVVFETCSAFGNTGLSTGLSGSARNLHVVGKLSLISMMIIGQFGIPQTIKIFGRVKPASEHYQYIYEDVSIG